The Virgibacillus phasianinus genome includes a window with the following:
- a CDS encoding FIMAH domain-containing protein, whose translation MNTPSGIIAEALTDVTTDSVAPGETFAAEWKISALDESGSNLLANLDIAGTYRINKTDAQTSNNIRLLIEKDIQPPFKTKSFNDAIFSQSGEQFAIYGGGNDLWGLTNEYGTIYQKDAFSSGRSVITKVMSQDHTGPWARAGIVARNDLTKQNGSAGYINLAITPENGCVLSRDSNGDGYLDSYKNVKTFTTPVYLRLTREGHTFTGECSTDGENWTMVGKVDVSGAAEVEDVGLFMTAANGATDNKGIVQFEGFSINPTEEISITDLKKQVKQFRQDGEIVNDKAAYALTLHVTAVEHYVNNKENDKVVKHLKGFKQLLGYQEENNLISEKAYKSIKFATNYLLDKWK comes from the coding sequence ATGAACACACCGAGCGGAATTATCGCTGAAGCATTAACCGACGTGACAACTGATTCAGTGGCACCGGGGGAAACATTTGCGGCTGAATGGAAGATTTCCGCTTTAGATGAATCTGGCAGTAACCTTTTGGCGAACCTGGACATTGCTGGTACCTATAGAATTAACAAAACGGATGCACAGACATCAAACAACATTCGTTTACTAATTGAAAAAGATATCCAGCCGCCTTTTAAGACAAAATCATTTAATGATGCGATATTCAGTCAATCCGGTGAGCAATTTGCCATATACGGCGGTGGAAATGATCTGTGGGGGCTAACCAATGAGTACGGCACCATTTATCAAAAGGATGCGTTTAGCAGTGGAAGAAGTGTAATTACCAAAGTCATGTCACAGGATCATACCGGCCCTTGGGCACGTGCAGGAATTGTTGCCCGAAATGATTTAACCAAACAAAATGGTTCAGCTGGCTATATTAATTTAGCAATTACACCAGAGAACGGATGTGTTTTGAGCCGGGATAGCAATGGTGATGGGTATCTTGATTCCTATAAAAATGTAAAAACATTCACGACACCAGTATATTTACGGCTAACGCGTGAAGGACATACCTTCACCGGTGAGTGCAGTACGGATGGAGAAAATTGGACAATGGTTGGTAAAGTTGATGTTTCGGGAGCGGCAGAAGTAGAGGACGTTGGATTATTTATGACAGCTGCAAATGGTGCAACTGATAACAAGGGAATTGTTCAGTTTGAGGGATTTTCCATTAACCCAACAGAAGAAATAAGTATAACTGATTTGAAGAAACAAGTGAAACAGTTCCGACAAGATGGGGAGATTGTAAATGATAAGGCTGCTTATGCTTTAACATTGCATGTAACTGCTGTGGAACATTATGTAAATAACAAAGAGAACGATAAGGTCGTTAAACATCTAAAAGGATTTAAACAGCTTCTCGGTTATCAGGAAGAAAACAATTTGATTTCGGAAAAAGCCTATAAATCTATTAAATTTGCTACCAATTATTTGCTGGATAAATGGAAATAG
- a CDS encoding NPCBM/NEW2 domain-containing protein: MGASLGHPVQAANDLVLDYSLDRSFDGSSDYVDQTNDLEKVKGLSQGSMLVTFKTTSTKVANTFISAADTQDPSSNLSFTMNNGGIYFENRENGAYATRLTASGSFNDGNWHTAVLTVGSSGTKIYVDGREMGSSESTAFFSNVTDPDGMWIGKNVDNTGGQWYYNGRIDKLQVYNKALSAEEVRALSDGATNGFFKEKELFNINDGKGYAQYRIPSISVTANGTILAVAEARTGGDQTPTDLVLRRSTDGGETFSEQVILAPGVANGHAEMNPMLLAEDTGSTVHLLWSRWEWGNCKYFIRTSTDNGATWGETRNITDVLDAYTDPESPDYFPNLSAAGMGPGHGLQMSNGALVVPIYLTTEGWSNSTVAYIYSTDGGTTWQAGPKVPNPGGYTKIHENMMVELSDGGLMANMRNPGSDYRAVSTTAGLNEPWSTPVSDTKLIDPVNEASLATYDENTILFTNTANTSARTNMTIRMSDDDGQTWFASKEIYAGMTGYSDVYVGPEKTINTLYEKPAGSKIVLAQFNKDWILGAANIRLQTSKQIESGETSTVKATFTNHSEKVEKDVEVNLEHPENWAIEASQPVTFDEVKPGESVEVTWNVTPDETVEAGTYDLTAVASFTLNGNQTSATASKKIQVLPKVPTETSYLSDLGWISALNGWGPVERDLSVGENDAGDGNVLTINGETYEKGLGVHAYSEIRYHIGGNFSRFKAEIGVDDEVAPSSAASVVFQVFGDGEKLFDSGLMTGEDEAKNVDISIEDVNELKLIVTDGGNGNGSDHADWANAKVIVAKEDISAATMKAMVKEFAEEGEFVNDRAAHSLDIHLTAVDRYEDQGLGDKVVKHLEGFAQLLDYQKENELISKRAYESLQEDMEYLVEKYQ, translated from the coding sequence ATGGGGGCTAGTCTAGGTCATCCAGTACAAGCTGCGAATGATCTAGTACTGGATTATTCCCTGGACCGTTCGTTTGATGGTTCCAGTGATTATGTGGATCAAACAAATGATTTAGAAAAGGTAAAGGGATTAAGCCAAGGATCCATGTTAGTCACGTTCAAAACGACAAGTACGAAGGTCGCTAATACCTTTATTAGTGCAGCGGATACGCAGGACCCTTCAAGCAATCTATCATTCACCATGAACAATGGAGGCATTTATTTCGAAAATCGCGAGAATGGGGCGTATGCCACAAGGCTAACTGCCTCCGGTTCATTCAATGATGGTAATTGGCACACAGCAGTGTTAACGGTAGGCAGTAGTGGTACTAAAATTTATGTGGACGGAAGGGAGATGGGGTCATCCGAGTCGACAGCGTTCTTCTCTAATGTGACGGATCCCGATGGAATGTGGATCGGCAAAAATGTCGACAACACTGGTGGACAGTGGTACTACAATGGCAGGATCGATAAGCTACAGGTATATAATAAGGCGCTAAGTGCGGAAGAAGTGAGAGCGTTAAGTGACGGTGCCACGAATGGGTTTTTTAAAGAAAAGGAACTATTTAATATAAACGATGGAAAAGGGTATGCGCAATACCGGATACCGAGTATTTCCGTGACCGCCAATGGAACGATTCTTGCGGTAGCGGAAGCGAGAACTGGCGGGGATCAAACTCCTACAGATCTCGTCCTCAGAAGGAGTACGGATGGTGGAGAAACTTTTTCCGAGCAGGTCATCCTGGCACCGGGTGTAGCGAATGGACACGCGGAGATGAATCCAATGCTGCTAGCTGAGGATACTGGAAGCACGGTTCATTTGCTGTGGAGCCGCTGGGAATGGGGTAATTGTAAATATTTTATTCGGACAAGTACGGACAATGGTGCTACTTGGGGAGAAACGAGGAATATCACCGATGTGCTAGATGCTTACACGGACCCTGAAAGTCCTGATTATTTTCCAAATCTATCCGCTGCGGGCATGGGCCCAGGACATGGATTGCAGATGTCCAATGGTGCACTGGTTGTTCCTATCTATTTGACAACGGAAGGCTGGAGCAATAGTACCGTGGCTTACATTTATAGTACGGACGGTGGAACAACATGGCAGGCTGGCCCGAAAGTTCCGAATCCAGGTGGTTACACCAAGATCCATGAAAATATGATGGTGGAGCTTTCCGATGGTGGTTTAATGGCTAATATGCGAAACCCTGGCAGTGATTACAGAGCAGTTTCTACAACAGCTGGATTAAACGAACCATGGTCGACGCCAGTTTCTGATACGAAGTTAATCGATCCAGTAAATGAAGCAAGTTTGGCTACTTATGATGAAAATACGATTTTGTTTACGAACACGGCCAACACTTCAGCTCGCACAAACATGACGATTCGCATGAGTGATGACGATGGGCAAACATGGTTCGCGTCCAAAGAGATCTACGCTGGAATGACAGGGTACTCCGATGTTTATGTCGGACCGGAAAAAACAATCAATACGTTATATGAAAAACCGGCTGGCAGTAAAATTGTTTTAGCCCAGTTCAATAAAGACTGGATTTTGGGTGCAGCTAATATCCGGTTACAAACTTCGAAACAAATAGAGTCTGGGGAAACATCAACCGTCAAGGCAACCTTCACAAATCACAGTGAAAAAGTGGAGAAGGATGTTGAGGTAAACCTTGAGCACCCTGAAAATTGGGCTATAGAAGCTAGTCAACCTGTAACTTTTGATGAGGTAAAACCAGGGGAATCAGTCGAGGTTACGTGGAATGTCACACCGGATGAAACAGTTGAAGCGGGAACCTATGACCTAACGGCTGTAGCTTCCTTTACATTGAACGGCAATCAAACAAGCGCGACAGCATCCAAAAAAATACAAGTTCTTCCAAAAGTGCCAACGGAAACATCCTATCTAAGTGATTTAGGCTGGATCAGCGCCTTGAACGGCTGGGGGCCTGTGGAGCGGGATTTAAGTGTCGGTGAAAACGATGCTGGAGATGGCAATGTATTAACAATCAATGGAGAAACGTATGAAAAGGGTCTTGGCGTGCATGCCTACTCGGAAATTAGGTATCACATCGGTGGTAACTTTTCACGGTTTAAAGCTGAAATAGGAGTCGATGATGAAGTTGCTCCGTCCTCAGCGGCAAGTGTTGTGTTCCAAGTCTTTGGAGACGGTGAAAAACTTTTCGATAGTGGTTTAATGACTGGTGAAGATGAAGCAAAAAACGTAGACATTTCAATTGAAGATGTAAATGAGCTGAAATTGATTGTGACCGACGGAGGCAATGGCAACGGAAGCGATCATGCTGATTGGGCTAATGCAAAAGTGATTGTGGCTAAAGAAGACATCTCAGCAGCTACGATGAAAGCAATGGTGAAGGAATTTGCAGAAGAAGGAGAGTTTGTGAATGACCGCGCTGCCCACTCCCTTGACATTCATTTAACAGCTGTCGATCGTTATGAGGACCAGGGGTTAGGAGACAAAGTTGTCAAACATTTGGAAGGGTTTGCGCAGCTGTTGGACTACCAGAAAGAGAACGAATTGATTTCGAAAAGGGCGTATGAATCGCTTCAGGAAGATATGGAATATTTGGTGGAGAAGTATCAGTAG
- a CDS encoding family 20 glycosylhydrolase, whose amino-acid sequence MKKWIVFFFSIMLLISLNSLHPVQAQEKNEKPTVIPSLQEWEGSTGFFTISTDSRIIVDPDYSDALMDTADVFKEDLKELVGKDITIKMGDHPSAGDIFLTMQDETDKSIGEEGYHFIVEDTLTIQANTETGVYYGTRSALQILVQDPEKSKIPRGVAKDYPKYQERGFMLDVGRKYFPMDFLKDYAKVMGWYKMNDFQLHLNDNEIFKDSSREHWDAYSAFRLENDMYPELTAKDGHYTKQEFRELQDLAGKNGLTITPEFDTPSHALAFTKVRPDLVHPDLPVDHLDITRQESVDFVESVWDEYLGLFDTDAVHIGADEFYRNDTEMSNVYRNYINTLNQHMKEQGKSVRAWGGLTYYKGDVQVDKDVVFNIWNVGWYNPEQAIDEGYKIINSDDGLLYIVPKANYYHDYLDTKWLYNNWEPTVFSGGITLSDDEPNLLGGMFAVWNDLLGENISIPDVHDRAIDAMPTLAEKMWRGESDDVTFTEFEKLTSEIGGAPGTNLTNEVETKTDTVLNYSFDDVTKEKVADSSGNDYSGTLHDVEVIADGKSGKAVSFANSTSHITTDLDSKGFPWTVSTWVKLEKTDQPEEILLDSDYGSLKLTQTETGNAGFTREGYDYSFDTAIPTGRWVHVAFRGDLNGTSLFIDGKLQDTLPDNLLLPMHTVGSETNAFKGVIDELKIFDRKLSSSEIAQEADAPKWLINIAGGKPATASSSETDYLTPGLAVDENESTRWSSGHSDDEWIYVDLLKQHSINKVVLKWEDAYAKGYKIQVSNDAQNWKDVYVTEEGTGGKEIIRFPVEKTRYVRMKGTKRAINWGYSLYELKVYQPVTAEGIKERIDHFQSIGGVTSEQAAHLLTVHMTAVQHYEEKEQANKIIKHMESFQLLIEQQKNNGQLSEKAFKALNNDAEELIAKWVE is encoded by the coding sequence TTGAAAAAATGGATCGTGTTCTTTTTTTCTATTATGCTGCTAATCAGCTTAAATTCGTTACACCCGGTACAGGCACAAGAAAAAAATGAAAAACCAACAGTTATTCCAAGTCTACAAGAATGGGAGGGTTCAACTGGATTTTTTACGATTAGTACAGACTCCCGCATTATCGTTGATCCGGATTACAGCGATGCGCTGATGGATACAGCCGACGTGTTTAAAGAAGACTTAAAAGAATTAGTTGGAAAAGATATCACGATTAAAATGGGCGATCATCCATCAGCAGGTGACATTTTTTTGACAATGCAAGATGAAACAGATAAGTCAATTGGCGAAGAAGGCTATCATTTCATCGTGGAAGATACGCTAACGATACAAGCTAATACGGAAACAGGTGTTTATTATGGTACAAGAAGTGCTCTGCAAATTCTTGTCCAAGACCCGGAAAAAAGCAAGATTCCTAGAGGGGTTGCGAAAGATTATCCAAAATACCAGGAAAGAGGATTTATGCTGGATGTGGGTCGTAAATACTTCCCTATGGATTTTTTAAAAGATTATGCGAAAGTCATGGGCTGGTATAAAATGAATGACTTTCAGTTGCATTTGAATGATAATGAAATATTTAAAGACAGCAGTCGTGAGCACTGGGATGCTTATTCTGCATTTCGCCTAGAAAATGACATGTATCCGGAGTTAACTGCGAAGGACGGTCATTACACAAAACAGGAATTCCGGGAATTGCAGGATCTTGCTGGCAAAAATGGACTGACAATTACACCGGAATTTGATACGCCTAGTCATGCACTTGCATTTACCAAAGTGAGACCAGATTTAGTTCATCCGGATTTACCGGTGGACCATCTTGACATCACACGCCAAGAATCAGTGGATTTTGTTGAGTCTGTTTGGGATGAATATCTTGGTTTGTTTGATACGGATGCAGTTCATATTGGTGCGGATGAATTTTATCGTAATGATACGGAAATGAGCAATGTTTACCGTAATTACATTAATACGTTAAATCAGCATATGAAAGAGCAAGGTAAGTCCGTACGAGCTTGGGGAGGCTTGACGTATTATAAGGGTGATGTTCAGGTAGACAAGGATGTTGTGTTTAACATTTGGAATGTCGGATGGTACAACCCGGAACAAGCAATTGATGAGGGGTACAAAATTATTAATTCGGATGATGGATTGTTGTATATCGTCCCAAAAGCAAATTACTATCATGATTATTTGGATACGAAATGGCTCTACAATAACTGGGAACCAACCGTGTTTAGTGGAGGTATAACACTAAGTGACGATGAACCTAACCTATTAGGCGGGATGTTCGCAGTCTGGAATGATTTGCTGGGTGAAAACATTAGTATTCCGGACGTACATGATCGTGCGATTGATGCGATGCCAACATTAGCTGAAAAAATGTGGCGTGGGGAATCGGACGATGTAACATTTACGGAATTTGAAAAACTTACAAGCGAGATAGGTGGAGCACCTGGGACAAATTTAACGAATGAAGTTGAAACAAAGACTGATACTGTCCTGAACTATTCATTTGATGATGTAACTAAAGAAAAAGTAGCTGATAGTTCTGGGAATGACTACAGCGGTACATTGCACGATGTTGAAGTAATTGCTGATGGTAAAAGTGGTAAGGCAGTTTCATTTGCAAATTCCACCAGTCATATTACGACCGACCTGGATTCAAAGGGCTTTCCATGGACTGTTTCGACATGGGTGAAGCTTGAGAAAACAGACCAGCCGGAGGAAATCTTGCTTGACTCAGATTATGGTTCGTTAAAACTAACGCAAACGGAAACTGGCAATGCCGGATTTACACGGGAAGGGTATGATTATAGCTTTGACACGGCAATTCCGACTGGAAGATGGGTGCATGTTGCTTTTAGAGGTGATTTAAATGGTACATCCCTGTTCATTGATGGGAAATTGCAGGATACGCTGCCAGATAATTTGCTGCTTCCGATGCATACAGTTGGAAGTGAAACAAATGCCTTTAAAGGTGTAATCGATGAATTAAAGATCTTTGACCGGAAGCTATCCTCAAGTGAAATCGCTCAAGAGGCAGATGCTCCAAAATGGTTGATCAACATTGCTGGAGGTAAACCGGCGACCGCTTCATCATCAGAGACTGACTATTTAACACCGGGATTGGCTGTCGATGAAAATGAGTCAACCCGCTGGTCATCGGGACATAGTGATGACGAATGGATTTATGTAGATCTATTAAAACAGCATTCTATTAATAAAGTTGTGCTGAAGTGGGAAGATGCATATGCGAAAGGGTATAAAATTCAGGTTTCCAATGATGCGCAAAACTGGAAGGATGTATATGTGACGGAAGAAGGTACTGGTGGTAAGGAGATAATTCGTTTTCCGGTAGAAAAAACCAGATACGTAAGGATGAAAGGGACGAAACGTGCGATTAACTGGGGTTATTCTCTGTATGAATTGAAGGTCTACCAGCCAGTAACCGCCGAAGGAATTAAGGAACGGATTGATCATTTTCAGAGCATTGGTGGAGTTACCAGTGAGCAGGCGGCCCACTTGTTGACAGTGCATATGACCGCTGTTCAGCATTACGAAGAAAAGGAACAGGCGAATAAGATTATCAAACATATGGAAAGTTTCCAATTGCTAATCGAACAACAAAAAAATAATGGACAACTTTCGGAAAAAGCGTTTAAAGCATTGAACAACGATGCGGAAGAATTAATTGCAAAGTGGGTGGAATAG
- a CDS encoding AraC family transcriptional regulator: MSYEVYKMKNFPTKKMPFKLLYVTRSDYDKGWHSTQHTHHFTELFYIVKGKGSFILPDHEITVKENDLVIINPNVEHTEKSNQQDSLEYIALGIEGLTFSLPEEKYSQLGLYTYQGDRMDILFYLDKLLDEIQHHNDEYEVICQNVIEILIVKLRREKKFNIEKTQPKNINKAVAFIKYYINQNYRDSITLDTLAKLGNMNKYYLAHTFKKDIGISPIEYLNQIRIRESKILLETTNYTIADIAELIGFSSQSFFAQVFKRSTGTTPSKYRKKPEKALDGK, translated from the coding sequence TTGTCCTACGAAGTCTATAAAATGAAGAATTTCCCTACTAAAAAGATGCCTTTTAAGCTGTTGTATGTTACCCGTTCGGATTATGATAAAGGATGGCACAGCACGCAGCATACTCATCACTTCACAGAACTCTTCTATATTGTAAAAGGAAAAGGATCCTTCATATTACCAGATCATGAAATTACGGTAAAAGAAAATGATTTAGTCATTATCAATCCTAACGTTGAGCATACAGAGAAATCCAATCAGCAGGATTCTCTGGAATATATTGCATTGGGAATAGAAGGATTGACCTTCTCACTTCCCGAGGAAAAGTATTCGCAATTGGGGCTCTATACGTATCAAGGGGACCGTATGGATATTCTCTTCTACCTTGACAAATTACTAGATGAAATACAGCACCATAACGACGAATATGAGGTCATCTGCCAAAACGTCATCGAAATCCTAATTGTCAAACTTAGACGCGAAAAAAAATTCAACATCGAAAAAACACAGCCAAAGAACATCAACAAAGCCGTTGCTTTTATCAAATATTATATCAACCAAAACTATCGCGATTCTATCACACTGGATACGTTAGCCAAACTAGGGAATATGAACAAATACTACCTGGCCCATACGTTTAAAAAAGATATTGGTATCTCTCCTATTGAATATTTAAACCAGATACGGATCAGGGAATCAAAAATTCTCCTGGAAACGACCAATTATACCATTGCAGACATTGCTGAATTAATTGGCTTTTCCTCGCAATCCTTTTTTGCCCAGGTATTTAAACGTTCGACAGGAACAACACCTTCTAAATATCGAAAAAAACCTGAAAAAGCGTTGGATGGTAAATAG
- a CDS encoding beta-galactosidase: MSQIVVFYDAHFPIDGSKPDQSFFESFNQEYVVADANSLEEVLTNQKVDCFVNCHGPYFPKSAWPAIYHHFSSGKGFVQIGGAPFRIPCYFADGEWTKEREQTAYHQQLNIHEALHVDSETVTSLQHNEDIPLLFDKEDLFTIEDTYNFVLHVSKSSSIKAEMGSAGPMDARIYPLLTGMSQSGRKISAPSVLIENTKGKFTGGRWVFINQEVTGAFWSAKGVGTIEELACSAAKGVTEMSLKTNYAVYDEGERPKITHQLQSFGSGNMDWKLTFSVTKDDQEVFTKQAEVQASRQLNALSFVVPIDVKPGFYNITCHAEANTGETRILHQGFWGMDRQLLQSGEALSCDRDYFFKDGHPMPIVGMTYMTSDVARYFLFLPNPHVWDRDMAQMKRAGINYIRTGIWTAWRNMMFVDGHVDENVLRSIDAFILCAKKHGLEVTFNFFSFTPETWEGENPYLDPRSVEAQKRFITAVVARHVETTNIHWDLINEPSLFDPDRTFGGPRPLHDNHERQAYKEWIRNRHSSIRELQEKWNMTEQELPSLAAVEPTDPSEVNFGIKDMITGKKGLKWLDYTLFTMDMHNNWAKELSETIKQLAPDQLVTVGQDEALAGQRPSPLFYSDVVDYTTNHTWWLLDQLVWDGIFTKAPEKPNLIQETGIMYVEQPNSQAKRSEKELRNILERKYAYAFSTGGAGAVQWLWNTNYYMDNINESNIGAVRADGTEKPETNVSYDFGAFINDTRDLFQGRELEEIAVVFPFSNDFSNRRLAFDATTKLTRILAYEMNTPFRAISEYHLDALHHEPPKLVVVPSAHNFSNDAMARLLKFVEKHGSTLLFTGPINLDEYWHDTGRLTDLIGTSHIGNIRREEIVEINDKHYPVSYGGERIADTMREVVELDPHATPTVKELSHGKGTIIWCPLPVELNERSEPIIALYEYAIDHAGIPKHLQWRKGDFPGNYGRKLSFASGSLFIFVSEFARDTPVEVNDPDTNKTYSFLLEAERTVMFATDKEGNVTSVYRPDEVEITKS; this comes from the coding sequence ATGTCACAAATTGTCGTTTTCTACGATGCTCATTTTCCAATAGATGGCAGCAAGCCGGATCAGTCTTTCTTTGAGAGTTTTAACCAGGAATACGTGGTCGCGGACGCCAATTCCCTAGAAGAAGTATTAACCAATCAGAAAGTGGATTGTTTCGTGAATTGTCACGGTCCATATTTTCCGAAAAGTGCCTGGCCAGCAATCTACCATCACTTCAGCAGCGGAAAGGGTTTTGTCCAGATTGGCGGTGCGCCCTTTCGAATACCGTGCTATTTTGCTGATGGCGAATGGACAAAGGAACGGGAGCAAACAGCGTACCATCAGCAGTTAAACATTCATGAAGCCTTACACGTTGACTCGGAAACGGTAACTTCCTTACAGCATAACGAGGACATTCCTCTATTATTTGATAAGGAAGATTTGTTTACCATTGAGGATACATATAATTTTGTTTTACATGTTTCGAAATCCAGCTCCATTAAAGCGGAAATGGGTTCAGCAGGTCCGATGGATGCACGCATTTACCCATTACTGACAGGTATGTCACAGAGCGGGCGGAAGATTTCGGCACCAAGCGTCCTAATTGAAAACACAAAAGGTAAGTTTACTGGTGGCAGATGGGTTTTCATTAACCAAGAGGTAACTGGCGCTTTTTGGTCGGCTAAAGGCGTGGGGACCATCGAGGAGCTTGCATGTTCCGCTGCTAAAGGCGTAACAGAGATGTCGCTGAAAACGAATTACGCTGTATATGATGAAGGCGAGCGACCAAAGATAACACATCAACTGCAGTCTTTCGGTAGTGGCAATATGGACTGGAAGCTAACGTTTTCCGTTACCAAGGATGATCAGGAGGTTTTCACCAAACAAGCGGAAGTACAAGCTTCAAGGCAATTGAATGCACTTTCTTTTGTGGTGCCGATTGACGTGAAGCCAGGATTCTATAACATCACATGCCATGCAGAAGCAAACACCGGTGAAACGCGGATACTTCATCAGGGCTTCTGGGGAATGGATCGTCAATTGCTACAAAGCGGTGAAGCCTTATCCTGCGACAGGGATTACTTCTTTAAAGACGGACACCCGATGCCGATTGTCGGGATGACCTATATGACATCAGATGTCGCCAGGTACTTTCTCTTTTTACCTAACCCGCATGTTTGGGACCGGGATATGGCACAAATGAAGCGTGCCGGAATCAATTATATTCGAACGGGAATCTGGACAGCGTGGCGCAACATGATGTTTGTCGATGGCCACGTGGATGAGAATGTTTTGCGATCCATTGATGCGTTTATTTTATGTGCAAAAAAGCACGGGCTTGAAGTAACATTTAACTTCTTTTCCTTCACACCGGAAACGTGGGAAGGCGAGAATCCTTACCTTGACCCGCGCAGTGTTGAAGCACAAAAACGGTTTATTACAGCCGTCGTTGCGAGACACGTGGAAACAACCAATATCCATTGGGATTTAATCAATGAACCTTCTTTATTTGATCCTGACCGGACATTTGGCGGTCCACGTCCACTGCATGATAACCACGAACGCCAGGCGTACAAAGAATGGATCAGGAACCGTCACAGCTCGATTCGCGAACTGCAGGAAAAGTGGAATATGACGGAACAGGAGTTACCTTCACTTGCTGCGGTTGAACCAACAGATCCAAGTGAAGTCAATTTCGGTATCAAAGACATGATTACAGGCAAAAAAGGATTGAAGTGGCTGGACTATACGTTATTTACGATGGACATGCATAATAACTGGGCAAAAGAGCTGAGCGAAACAATTAAACAGCTGGCTCCAGATCAGCTTGTAACAGTCGGCCAGGATGAGGCACTTGCTGGTCAGCGCCCTTCGCCATTGTTTTATAGTGACGTGGTTGATTATACAACCAACCATACGTGGTGGCTGCTTGATCAATTGGTTTGGGATGGCATTTTTACAAAAGCACCAGAAAAACCGAATCTCATTCAGGAAACAGGAATTATGTATGTGGAACAACCGAACAGCCAGGCAAAAAGAAGTGAGAAGGAACTGCGAAATATTCTGGAACGAAAGTATGCCTATGCCTTTTCCACTGGCGGTGCAGGTGCCGTACAGTGGCTCTGGAATACAAACTATTACATGGACAATATTAATGAATCGAATATTGGAGCAGTTCGTGCGGATGGTACCGAAAAACCGGAAACCAATGTATCCTATGACTTTGGCGCGTTTATAAACGATACACGTGACTTGTTCCAAGGTCGGGAATTAGAAGAAATAGCAGTCGTCTTCCCGTTTTCCAATGATTTTTCCAATCGCAGACTGGCGTTTGACGCTACTACCAAGCTTACTAGAATACTAGCTTATGAGATGAACACACCATTCCGGGCAATAAGTGAATACCACCTTGATGCATTGCATCATGAACCGCCGAAATTAGTCGTTGTGCCAAGTGCCCATAATTTCAGCAATGATGCTATGGCCCGCCTATTAAAATTTGTTGAAAAACACGGAAGTACATTATTGTTTACCGGGCCAATTAACCTAGACGAATATTGGCATGATACTGGCCGGCTGACAGATTTAATTGGAACGAGCCATATCGGGAACATTCGCAGAGAAGAAATCGTGGAAATCAATGACAAGCACTACCCAGTTTCCTATGGCGGGGAACGTATTGCCGATACAATGCGAGAGGTTGTAGAATTAGATCCCCATGCTACTCCTACAGTTAAGGAGCTTTCACATGGTAAGGGGACAATCATTTGGTGTCCACTGCCCGTTGAACTGAATGAGCGCAGTGAGCCGATTATCGCCTTATATGAATATGCTATAGACCATGCTGGAATACCAAAGCATTTGCAATGGCGAAAAGGGGATTTTCCAGGGAATTACGGAAGAAAACTTTCATTTGCAAGCGGGTCATTGTTTATCTTTGTATCCGAGTTTGCCAGGGACACGCCGGTTGAAGTGAACGATCCCGACACAAATAAAACGTATTCTTTCTTGCTTGAGGCGGAAAGAACAGTGATGTTTGCGACAGATAAGGAAGGAAATGTTACGTCAGTCTATCGGCCGGATGAGGTTGAAATTACGAAAAGCTAA
- a CDS encoding YesL family protein translates to MTSVNGFLKWFFDIGNWLAKVMYIHILWVLFTLMGLVVFGFMPATAALFTVIHKGFDGKSDPAIFKTFYETFKTQFLKANALGLLLLGLCAFLYVDMNISKQVIQSFFVHMFLLIVCFLYFITVLYFFPVFARYKLSYFLYFKQSFFIAFARPFETIAMIICLVLLFYLFTYLPVLLFFAGSSLIAYPLAWFAYRACVQIEERKVN, encoded by the coding sequence ATGACGTCTGTAAACGGTTTTTTGAAGTGGTTTTTTGATATTGGTAACTGGTTAGCCAAAGTAATGTACATTCATATTCTTTGGGTTCTGTTCACCCTAATGGGTCTGGTTGTGTTTGGCTTTATGCCGGCTACTGCAGCACTGTTCACCGTCATCCATAAAGGCTTTGATGGCAAATCCGATCCGGCAATTTTTAAGACGTTCTATGAAACCTTCAAAACTCAGTTTCTCAAGGCGAATGCCCTGGGGCTTCTCCTGCTTGGTCTATGTGCATTTTTATACGTTGATATGAACATTTCCAAACAGGTGATCCAATCCTTTTTTGTTCATATGTTTTTGCTTATTGTTTGTTTCCTGTATTTTATTACGGTACTATATTTCTTTCCTGTTTTTGCACGCTACAAGCTTAGCTATTTCCTATATTTCAAGCAATCTTTTTTCATCGCTTTTGCCCGTCCATTTGAAACAATTGCGATGATCATTTGTTTAGTATTGTTATTTTATTTGTTTACCTACCTGCCAGTACTGCTATTTTTTGCAGGTTCTTCGTTAATTGCTTATCCTCTTGCATGGTTTGCCTATCGTGCATGCGTTCAAATAGAAGAACGAAAAGTCAACTAA